A single region of the Rattus rattus isolate New Zealand chromosome 8, Rrattus_CSIRO_v1, whole genome shotgun sequence genome encodes:
- the LOC116906796 gene encoding olfactory receptor 8B3-like, whose product MGSANDSSVTEFILLGLTKQPDLQCPLFILFLVMYIVTVLGNLGLISLIELNSHLHTPMYFFLFNLSFVDLWYSSVFTPKMLVNFISEKNIISYRGCMTQLFFFCFFSISECYVLTSMAYDRYVAICNPLLYNIVMSPKLCLSLMFGSYMMAFSGAMAHTGCMLRLTFCDANTINHYFCDIPPLLQLSCTSTYVNELEVFVVVGINILVPSITIFISYGFILSNIFHISSKEGRSKAFSTCSSHIIVVSLFFGSGAFMYLKPSSAESMNEGKISSVFYTNTVPLLNPLIYSLRNKDVKTALIKTLSKRKC is encoded by the coding sequence ATGGGTTCTGCAAATGACTCTTCAGTGACTGAGTTCATTCTTCTGGGATTAACCAAGCAGCCTGATCTCCAGTGCCCCCTCTTCATCCTGTTTCTAGTGATGTACATTGTCACTGTGTTGGGAAATCTGGGTTTGATTAGCTTAATTGAGCTGAATTCTCATCTCCACACTCCaatgtactttttcctctttaactTGTCCTTTGTTGACCTCTGGTACTCTTCGGTGTTCACACCCAAAATGTTGGTCAACTTTATATCAGAGAAAAACATCATTTCCTATAGAGGATGCATGacccagcttttctttttctgttttttctccatttctgagTGCTATGTTTTGACCTCAATGGcttatgatcgctatgtggccatctgcaatcCACTCTTGTATAATATTGTCATGTCTCCTAAACTGTGTTTGAGCCTTATGTTTGGTTCATACATGATGGCATTTTCTGGTGCCATGGCTCACACAGGGTGCATGCTGAGACTGACCTTCTGTGATGCAAACACTATCAATCATTACTTCTGTGACATCCCCCCTTTGCTTCAACTCTCCTGCACCAGCACCTATGTCAATGAGctggaggtttttgttgttgtgggtATCAATATCCTTGTACCCAGCATCACCATCTTTATCTCCTACGGTTTCATTCTCTCAAATATTTTTCATATCAGCTCCAAGGAGGGCAGGTCCAAAGCCTTCAGCACGTGCAGTTCCCACATAATCGTGGTTTCTCTGTTCTTTGGATCAGGTGCATTTATGTACCTCAAACCATCTTCTGCTGAATCAATGAATGAGGGCAAAATCTCCTCTGTCTTTTACACCAACACAGTTCCTCTGCTGAATCCCTTAATCTACAGTTTGAGGAACAAAGATGTTAAAACTGCCTTGATAAAGACCCTGAGTAAGAGAAAGTGTTGA
- the LOC116906794 gene encoding olfactory receptor 8B3-like, whose protein sequence is MASANVSLVTEFILVGLTNQPDLQIPLFFVFLIMYIVTALGNLCLIILIVLNSHLHTPMYFFLFNLSFIDLCYSTVFTPKMLMNFILSKNAISYMGCLTQLYFFCFFVISECYVLTSMAYDRFVAICNPLLYTVAMSPKLCLNLMLGTYVMAFSGAMAHTGCMLRLTFCDANTINHYFCDILPVMQLSCTSTYVNELVVFIVVGINIIVPSITIFISYGFILSSIFHIKSNEGRSKAFSTCSSHIIAVCLFFGSGAFMYLKPSSSSSMDQGKTSSVFYTNVVPMMNPLIYSLRNKDVKMALRKTLSRRKF, encoded by the coding sequence atggcttctgCAAATGTCTCTTTGGTGACTGAATTCATTCTGGTAGGTTTAACAAACCAGCCTGATCTCCAAATTCCcctgttctttgtgtttctaataATGTATATTGTTACTGCATTGGGAAATTTGTGTCTGATAATTCTTATTGTACTAAATTCACATCTTCACACTCCtatgtactttttcctctttaactTGTCCTTCATAGATCTCTGCTATTCTACTGTGTTCACTCCAAAAATGCTGATGAACTTTATATTGAGCAAGAATGCAATTTCTTACATGGGATGCTTGACCCAgctatatttcttttgtttttttgtcatttcTGAGTGTTATGTGTTGACTTCAATGGCTTATGATCGCTTTGTGGCCATCTGTAATCCACTTTTGTACACTGTTGCCATGTCCCCTAAATTGTGTTTGAACCTTATGCTTGGCACATATGTAATGGCATTTTCTGGTGCCATGGCTCACACAGGATGTATGCTAAGACTGACCTTCTGTGATGCTAACACCATCAACCATTACTTCTGTGACATCCTCCCTGTGATGCAGCTCTCATGCACCAGCACCTATGTCAATGAACTCGTAGTTTTCATTGTGGTAGGCATCAACATCATTGTGCCCAGCATCACCATTTTTATCTCTTATGGTTTCATTCTGTCCAGCATTTTCCACATCAAATCTAATGAAGGCAGGTCCAAGGCCTTCAGCACCTGCAGTTCCCATATAATTGCAGTTTGTCTGTTCTTTGGATCAGGTGCATTTATGTATCTCAAACCATCTTCTTCTTCATCGATGGATCAAGGAAAAACCTCTTCTGTGTTTTATACCAATGTGGTTCCTATGATGAATCCCTTAATCTACAGTTTAAGGAACAAAGATGTAAAAATGGCCCTGAGAAAAACTCTGAGTAGACGGAAATTTTGA